In the genome of Microbispora sp. ZYX-F-249, the window ATCGAGATGTTCGGCGACGAGATCGAGAAGCTGGCGACGCTGCACCCGCTGACCGGTGAGGTCGTCGGCGAGGACGACGAGCTGCACATCTTCCCCGCCTCCCACTACGTGGCAGGACCCGAGCGGATGGAGCGGGCCATCGCCGGCATCGAGGCGGAGCTCGCCGAGCGGCTCGCCGACCTGGAGCGGCAGGGCAAGCTGCTGGAGGCCCAGCGGCTGCGCATGCGCACCACCTACGACATCGAGATGATGCGGCAGGTCGGCACCTGCGCCGGGATCGAGAACTACTCGCGGCACATCGACGGCCGCGCGGCGGGCACCGCGCCGCACACGCTGCTCGACTTCTTCCCCGACGACTTCCTGCTGGTGCTGGACGAGTCGCACCAGACCGTCCCCCAGATCGGCGCGATGTACGAGGGAGACGCCTCGCGCAAGCGGACGCTGGTCGACCACGGGTTCCGCCTGCCGTCGGCGATGGACAACCGCCCGCTCAAGTGGGAGGAGTTCCTGGAGCGCATCGGCCAGACCGTCTACCTGTCCGCGACGCCCGGGCCGTACGAGCTGGGCCGCAGCAAGGGCGAGGTGGTGGAGCAGGTCATCCGCCCCACCGGCCTGGTGGACCCGGAGGTGATCATCAAGCCCACCAAGGGGCAGATCGACGACCTCATGGAGGAGATCCGCGCCCGGGCGGAGCGGGACGAGCGGGTCCTGGTCACCACCCTGACCAAGAAGATGGCCGAGGACCTCACCGACTACCTGCTCGACAACGGCATCCGGGTCCGCTACCTGCACAGCGAGGTCGACACGCTGCGCCGCATCGAGCTGCTGCGCGAGCTGCGCCTGGGTGAGTTCGACGTGCTCGTCGGCATCAACCTGCTGCGTGAGGGTCTCGACCTGCCCGAGGTGTCGCTGGTGGCGATCCTCGACGCCGACAAGGAGGGCTTCCTGCGCTCGGAGACCTCGCTCATCCAGACGATCGGCCGCGCGGCCCGAAACGTGTCCGGCCAGGTCCACATGTACGCCGACAAGATCACGCCCAGCATGGAGCGGGCGATCGAGGAGACCAACCGGCGCCGGGCCAAGCAGATCGCCTACAACGAGGCGCACGGCATCGACCCGCAGCCGCTGCGCAAGAAGATCGCCGACATCCTGGACAGCCTCGTCCGCGAGGACGCCGACACCGCGCAGCTTCTCGGCGGCGCCGGGCGTCAGCAGTCGCGCGGCAAGTCGCCGGTGCCGGGTCTCGCGTCCCGGGGCGCGGGCCAGCACGCGAAGGCGATCGCGGGGGAGATGCCCCGCGCCCAGCTCGAGTCGCTGATCGAGTCGCTGACCGAGCAGATGCACACCGCCGCGGCCGATCTGCAGTTCGAGGTGGCGGCCCGGCTGCGCGACGAGATCAAGGAGCTCAAGCGGGAGGTCCGCGACATGCGCGAGGCCGGCGTGAAATGACGGCGTGACGGGCGGCCGAATCCAAGCTCGGCCGGTTCTCGAGGAATGTGCGCTGAAATCGTCGGTGTGTGAAGTGCGGGAATTCTGTCGTTCCGACAACGCGGTGGAAATGCCGCCGGCTGCGAGGAGATGGGCGGGGGCGTAGGCTCCGAACGGGTTGACCTGGGCCGTTACGGGGAAGGCATTCGCTGGCGCGTGAATCCACGCGTCATTGGAGTAGCTCGATTGGGGCGGCTCCGAGCGGGCTAATCCTTTGTGACAAATCGGGGAAATCATGCGTTCGACGACCAACGCGTCAGGGCCTGCCGTTCGCCTCGCACTCGCCGCCGGGTCGGTGGCCGCGCTCCTCGCCGCGTGCGGCGAGGCTCCGGCGCACTCGTCCGCGGCGGAGCCGGTGAACCGGCCGGTCACGTTCGCCTCGGCCTCCGCCGAACCCTCCGTGACGCCCGCACCGTTGTCGTCGCCGTCGCCCGGCCCGTCGGCGACGCCGAGCGACTTCGTCGGCTGCCGGGACGGCGACTGCGAGGCGCGGGTGCGTGTGGGGGACAGCATCCCCATCGACCCGGCGCTGGGCGTGGACGAGATCTCCGTGGTGGGCCTGCGGGGAGACGCCGCCAGAATCGCCTTCACCGGCACCTCCACGGTCGTCGACGGCGCGAACACCAGCATCAGCCGGAGCTGTTACAACGACCGCTGCCGGGTCCGAGGGGCGTTGACGATCAGCACGAGCAGGCCGGGCCGCATCGGCGACGTCGGACTGCGGCTCACCCGCGTGGAGGGCGACAGCGCCCTGTTGGTGCTGCGGCCGGCCGGTGAAGAGCAGTGACTCCGCGGGTTCCCAGGGGCGATCCACGCGGGCCCGGCGGATCGACGAGGGTTTCGCCACGGCATAGACGTCCCGGCCGCCCGCGCCTGACACGGTGGGCGCCCGTCACGTGCCGGCAGAGGTGTCGGGGACGCGATTCGCGGTAGTGGGCGGGGACACGGAGCCGGGGCCGTCCGTTGACGGGAAGGCGGGATCGTCCCGCCGGCCGGAGGAGGTTGCCGATGTTCGCGGCGCTCACCGGGCTCGGGCTGTCGACCGCGGCCGGGCTCAACGCGTACATCCCGTTGCTGCTCGTCGGCGTGCTCGCGCGGCTCACCGACGCCGTACGGCTGCCGCACGAGTACGCCTG includes:
- the uvrB gene encoding excinuclease ABC subunit UvrB encodes the protein MTSMMDLKRKVAPFEVVTDMTPSGDQPTAIAELERRVRAGEKDSVLLGATGTGKTATVAWLIERVQRPTLVMQPNKTLAAQFANELREMLPNNAVEYFVSYYDYYQPEAYVPQSDTYIEKDSSINEEVERLRHSATWSLVSRRDVVVVASVSCIYGLGTPQEYVDRMVGLKVGQQIERDQLLRRLVDMQYTRNDLAFTRGTFRVRGDTVEVIPVYQELAVRIEMFGDEIEKLATLHPLTGEVVGEDDELHIFPASHYVAGPERMERAIAGIEAELAERLADLERQGKLLEAQRLRMRTTYDIEMMRQVGTCAGIENYSRHIDGRAAGTAPHTLLDFFPDDFLLVLDESHQTVPQIGAMYEGDASRKRTLVDHGFRLPSAMDNRPLKWEEFLERIGQTVYLSATPGPYELGRSKGEVVEQVIRPTGLVDPEVIIKPTKGQIDDLMEEIRARAERDERVLVTTLTKKMAEDLTDYLLDNGIRVRYLHSEVDTLRRIELLRELRLGEFDVLVGINLLREGLDLPEVSLVAILDADKEGFLRSETSLIQTIGRAARNVSGQVHMYADKITPSMERAIEETNRRRAKQIAYNEAHGIDPQPLRKKIADILDSLVREDADTAQLLGGAGRQQSRGKSPVPGLASRGAGQHAKAIAGEMPRAQLESLIESLTEQMHTAAADLQFEVAARLRDEIKELKREVRDMREAGVK